A window of Pseudomonas denitrificans (nom. rej.) genomic DNA:
GCGCCAGTTGCGGTACTGGTAGATCAGTGTACCCAAGAGTCCATAGGCCGCCGCCATGGCGAAAAGGATGAGGATGCGGTCGGCCACGGCGGAAAGTGGCAGGTTCATCTGGTTCATTTCCACCACGGCGCGGATCGCCCAGGTAGACGGGATCGCGTCGGCCAGCAGCTGTACCCACTGCGGCATGGCCTGGGGCGGCCAGGTGAAGCCGGCCATGTAGAACAGTGGCAGGGTGATGAAGGTCATCGTCAGGTACACCGCCTCTTCCGAGGGCAGCAGTTCGGCGATGAACTCGCTCATGGCGATCACCGCCAGCAGGAAGGGCAGCACCAGGCCCATCAGCATGAAGAACGAGGCCGTCTGCCGGTATCCCATGATCCACGGCCAGATCACATAGAAGAGCATCGCCAGCACCGTCCAGATCAGCAATTGCGCGGCGTAGCGGCCAAAGCGCGTCGAGGTCGGCTGGCGCAGCGAGCGCGGGGTGCCGCCGCGCAGGTTGAGGTTCACCCGAGTGCAGGAAAGCAGCAGGCTGTGCTGCAGGATCAGCGTCACCAGCCCCGGCAGGACGATGGCGGCGAAGCTGGTGCCGGGGTTGAACAGATCGGTCAGCTGGCCGATGGCCGGCTGCAGCAGTACATTCGCCTGCACCTCGGAGAAGCCGCCGCGCATCAGCCGTTCGCGGTTGTAGCGCAGCGACAGCTCGGTGTAGGTGGCGCTGATGTCCTGCTGGATCTGCCCGATGGCCATGCGGTTGGTGGCGTCGCCGAAGATCGGCACGGTCACCGCCTCGCCGCGCAGCACGCGCTTCTCGAAGTCCAGCGGGATCACCACGATGGCGAACAGCTTGCGCCAGGCCAGGTCATGCTGGGCCTCGGGCAACTGGTCGTAGCCGACCGTGGCGATCTTCGGCGCGGCATCCAGCTGACGCACCAGTTCGCGAGACACCGCGCTGTGGTCCATGTCGATCACGGCCACCGGCAGGTCGTCCATGGTGCGGTGGGCGTAGGGCAAGGTCGTCAGCGCCACGGACAGCACCATCAGCAGCCACAGCGGCTTGCCGAGCATGCCGCTCAGGGATTCGCGGAAGACCTTCCAGAAGTTCTCCATGGCAGCTCCTTACGCCGGGCTCAGGTCGAGGCGCCGGCGCAGGCGCATCTTGGCGATCATGTAGGCGATCAGCGGGTAGAGCAGCAGCTTGCAGCAGGTGTAGAGCCCGGACTCGGCCGGCGCCCTGCGCAGGAACTGGTCGAACAGGCCGTGCAGGGTATGGGTCAGCGGCTCGGCCTCGGAAATGACACGGGCGATCTGCGGCATCGCCAGTTCCGGCAGCAGCACGCCGGAATAGGTCTGCGCCACGCCGATCAGCAGGCCGATCAGGGAATACGCGCTGTAGCGGTTGGCGGTGAAGATGAACAGCATCAGCCCGACACTCTGCGCTGCCGCCACGTAGCAGACGGTGATCGCCAGCATCCACCAGGGGTTGCCGTTGATCCGCGCGCCATTGAGCTCGACCAGCAGGAACAGCTCGACCATCAGCAGCGTGCTGAACAGCAACGTGTAGGGCGCCAGCTTGCCCAGCAGCCGCGCGCCAAGGGCCTGGGCACGCAATATGTGCGGCGAGGACGCGCGCAGCTCCGGCGCTTCACGCGCCAGCACATGCACGGTGGCGACGATCACGAACAGTTGCAGCAGGTGCACGATGGCGGCGAACTGCTGGAAGTAGATGTAGTTGCCGCTGGCATTGAACAGGCTTTCATAGGACACGCTGATGCTGGCCAGCGTCGGTACGGCGCGGTCCATGCCGGTGGCCAGGCGCGGGCGCAGCTCGGCGTTGACCGAACTCATCAGGCCGCTGAAATCCTGGGTCGAGTAGAAGCCGGCGGAATAGAACAGCGAGTTGTAGTACAGCTCGGCGACCGGCTGGCGGCCGGACAGCGCGTCCGCCTCGAAGTCGCGCGGGATGTAGAGCAACGCATAGTCATCGGCCATGCGCAGGCGGCGCAGGCCCTCCTGCAGGCCGCCGCCGAGCACCTCGACCTTGGCGTGGGAGCCGGCGTCCAGCTCGCGGACGATGCGCCGCGACAGGCTGCTGTGGTCGGCATCGACCACGGCCACCGGCATGTCCAGCAGCGTACCCGCCTGGTACACGCCGCTGATCACCACGAACAGCAGCAACGGCCAGAGCCAGCCGAGCCAGTGGATGGTCCAGCTGCGCAGGGCGACCCGCGTTTCGCTGCCGAAGGCCTGGGCGAAACGCAGCAGGTTGCGCCTTACTGCTTCCACTGCCACAGCGCGCTCATGCCGGGCCGCAGGCCTTGTACCGGCTGGTCCGGATACAGGCGTACCTCGAAGGTCTTCAGGTCGAAATCACCGGTGGCGCGGGTGGCACGCTTGGTGGCGAAGTCGCCGAGCGGCGCGATGTACGCGACCCGGGATTTCACTTCAGCGCCCTTGAGCGCCGGCACCCGGATGGAGACTTCGTCGCCCTTCTTCACATCGGCGAGGATGTCTTCGCGCAGGTTGAACACGAAGTAGCTGTCGGATAGCCGCACCAGCGTCAGCAACGGGCTGTAGGCATTGACCAGTTCGCCCTGCTCCGCCGGGATCGGCCCGACCTCGCCGTCCACCGGCGCGACCACGTTGAGATCATCGGTCTGCGCCTGCAGCTCGAGTATCTGCGCGTCGGCCCTGCGCACGGCGGCTTCCAGCGCACGGCGGCGCTCTTCGCGGTCGCCCTGGTTGCCCTGGTCGAGATTGGCCTGGGCCTCGGCGACACGGTTGCGCGCCACGTCGCGCCCACGGCGGGACAGGTCCAGTTGAGCCTGGGAAACGAAACCGCGGCCGGCCAGTTCCTCGTTGCGCTGGTACTCCAGGTCGGCGTTGCGCAGCTCGGCCTGCGCCTGGGACAGACTGGCCTGCAGGGCCCGCAGGGTTTCCTCACGGGTGCCATGCAGGGATTCGTCGAGGTTCGCCTGCACCTGGTTGCGCGCGGCGCGCAAGGAGTCCAGCTGGGCCTGCAGCTCCGGGCTGCTGAGGGATATAAGCACCTGGCCCTGCTTCACGTCATCGCCGCGCCGCACATGCAGCACTTCGACCCGGCCCTTGGCCTTGGACGCGACGATGACGTTGGTGGCGTCCGCCTCGCCCTGCAGCAGCAGCGGCTGGGTGTGCAGGCGCAGGTAAAGGGTAACGGCGATGATCACCAGGATCAGCAGGGGTGCGAACAGCTTCCATCCCTTCATGGAGTGGTCTTCTCAGGCAGCGGATGCACCGATGGTAGTGCATCCGCCGGCCGAGCGGCGGCTCTGGATCAAAGCCGCCGGGCGATCAGCGCTCGTCGTCGCTGATCAGGTCGTGCTCGCCACCGCGCAGCTTGCCGCTGGGCGAAGGGAAGCGCGAGGAGGCATAACGCACCACCAGGATCGCCAGCGCCAGCAGCAACAGGGCCACCGAGACCAGGATGATGCCGTCGTCGGGCACGTGGTTGTGCTGGATGTCGGCGATCATCAGGCGGGTCAGCGCGGTCATCGCCACATAGATCAGGAAGCGCACCGGCATGTGGTTGGTCTTGAAGTAGATACCGACCATGGCGCCCAGCTCGAGGTAGATGAACAGCAGCAGGATGTCGTCGATGCTTGCGTGCCCCTTGCCGACCATCTCGCCGAAGGCCACCGCCGCCGACCAGAACACCGTGCCGCCGATGGCGAACAGCGCCAGGTAGTGGAAACCCTCCACCAGCAGGTTACCCAGGGATTCGGCACAGCCGTGCATCCGCTCGCTCAGGCGCTCGGCCCAGTTCTGTTTCATTCGTCGGTTCTCCGCAATACAAGGCTTTGTTGGCGTGAAGCCTGCAAGTGCTACGCCATTGATCTTGCGCAGTCATGGCACAGATGGGCTGCGCGAATATGACTGCGAACTTTTTCGGCCCGCCCCGAGTCCATTCAGGGGCATGCCACAAAACAGGCAGGAACGAGTGATGGAAAGTCCCTTTCAGACGCTGACCGACGCCTTCCAGGACCAGTACCGCGTCAATTTCAGCCTAGAACGGCCCGACGGCAGCATTGTCCTGACCCTCTCCACCGAGGCTGGAGTCGCCGCGCGCAGGCTGATCCGCAACACCCAGCTGCAGGACCCGGAACAGCTGCAGCGCTTCATCCAGAGCATCCGCTTCGGCATCGCCATCGAGCAAGGCGGCACGGCGCCGCAGCTGCTGGCTGCCATGACGCGCGGCGACAACGGCCTGCCGATCGCGTCCTGACGGCACCCTCTGCAAGAATTCCTTCCTACAGAGCCATCTGACTGACGATTCATTGCGCCAGTCACGCGGCGGCGTTGCGCGCGCCTACGGGGCGCGCGCACTGCTTTGGGCCGCCGCCAATACTGGCCTTCTACAAGCACATCCCTTTCCTGCGTCTACGCTGCTGGCAACGATTCGCACAGCCGCAGTAGCATCGCGCGATCATTTTACTGTATAAATAGACAGTGATTTCGAACCCCCCAATCAAAGAGAAGGCACAGAGGTGATGAATGGCCGTCGAAGTGGTGTACCGCAGCAGCCGCGATCCGGAGCGCCTGTTCATGGATAAGGCAGAGGCCGACCGGCACGACAAGATGCTGGAGCTGGCGGAAACGCTGGCCGACGTGCTGCAGAAGGCGGTGCCTTCGCTGAAGGAGGATCAGGTCGAGGAGATCGGTATCTTCATGGCCAGGAACCGCGACGCCTTCGCCCGCGCCTTCAAGAACCAGCCCGATGCGTTGAGCGATATCTTCAGCGAGCCTGCTGCCGAGGAATGAGCCTGCAAGCAAGCCGCCTGACCCGGGCAATGGCGATGTGCGGGGTCGCATCGATCTTCGCCCCGCCTGCCCTCCCCATCTCCCGACTGGCGGGACTGCCAGCACTTGAAGGCAGCTTGTCCGGGGGCTTGTGCTGATGCCAGAATGCGCTAAGAAAATTCCTATAAGATTCTTAACGCACCGTGCACCGGGAATTGTCGGCGCGCCGGCCTTGCCGGAGTGCGGACGTCCGCCGCGTGGTCGTGATCAGGACGACCGATCATGCACGATTCGCCCGCTACCGAACTCATCCGCTGCTCAGCCCTGAGCAAGAGTTTCCGGCAATATTCCAAGCCCAGCGATCGCCTCCTCGATGACCTGAGCCATGTCTGGCCCCGCTGGCTTGGTGGCCGGCCACGCGACAGCGCCAACGAATTCCACGCCCTGCGCGGCATCGACTTGACCCTGAGTGCCGGTGAGGCCGTTGCTATCATCGGGCGTAACGGCTCGGGCAAATCGACCCTGCTGCAACTCATTGCCGGAACCCTGAGCCCGGGCAGCGGCACTGTCCTGGTGCGCGGTCGGGTCTGCGCCATGCTCGAACTGGGCGTCGGCTTCAATCCCGAGTTCACGGGGGTCGAGAACGTCCGCCTGTATGCCGCCGTGCTGGGCATGAGCGGCGAGGAGATCGAACAGCGGCTGCCCTCGATCATCGCTTTCGCCGAAATCGGCGACTTCGTGGCACAACCGGTGAAGACCTATTCCAGCGGCATGTATGTCCGCCTGGCCTTCGCCGTGCTGGCGCACTCCGATCCGGAACTGCTTATCGTCGACGAAGCTTTGTCGGTGGGCGATGCGGCCTTCCAGGCCAAATGCATGCACTGGTTCCGCGGCTTCCAGGAAGCTGGCGGCAGCCTGCTGCTGGTCAGCCACGACGTGGGTACCGTCCGCGCCATCTGCAGCCGTGCCATCTACCTGGAATCCGGACGGATCAAGGCAGAAGGCCCCTGCGGCGAAGTCACCGATCTCTACCTGCACGACATCCACCAGACCCAGAACCAGGTGTTGGCGCAACCGGCGGCATCTTCCGAGGGAGCGACCCCGAAATGCCAGGTTACTGACGCCGCCTACCTCGCCCGCTGCCAGGCTTTCGAACAGCGCTGGATCAACAAGCGGCAGGGCACCGGCGATAGCCGCGTGCGTCTGGTGGAGTTGCTCAACGCCTCCGGCGAGCCGTCCGAACTGTTCCAGTTCGATGCTCCCGCGATCATCCGCATTCATGTCGAGTGTCTGCGCAGCGCCGCGGTATCGGTCAACTACAAGGTGCGCGACCGCCACCTGGTGTCAGTGATCGGCGCCGACTTCCTCATCACCGAACAGCCCCTGCTGACCATGCAGCCTGGCGAAATCCACTGCATCGAATACCGCACCCGGCTGCCGCTGATGCACGGCGACTACAGCCTGCGCCTATCGATCACCGAACCCGTCGACAAGCACGCCCAGGCAGTCTTCCACGACATCGTCGAGGTGGCGCTGCCCTTCAAGGTTCTGCCGGCCGATCGTGGCTGGATCTACACCCAGAGCTACCTGCCCAACCAGGTCAGCGTCCGCCAATGGCAGGACCAAACCCAACTCGAGAACGCCTGACGCCATGCATGAACTCGAACAGCGCTTCCCCGAAGTCCGCTTCTACAACCCGCTACTCACCGAAGTACAGGACAACGTCGAGATCGGCCCGCAGAGCCGGGTCGGCTCGATGACGCTGATCCACAGCGGCGCGCGAATTGGTGCTGGCGTCACCATCGGTTCGCACTGCAACATCTGCGACTGCCGCATCGGCGAACGCGTGTCGATCCAGACCGCCTGCCACATCACTCGCGGCGTCGTGATCGAGGACGATGTCTTCATCGGTCCGCACGTGGTCACCCTCAACGACAAGCTCAAGGGCGGCCCCATGGTCTACCCGCGCATCTGCCGGGGCGCACGGATCGGCGGCGGCAGCGTCATCCTGCCGGGCGTGACCATCGGCGAGAACGCCGTCGTAGGCGCCGGCAGCGTCGTCACCAAGGACGTCCCGGCGGGCGCCACGGTGATCGGCAACCCCGCGCGCAGCCGCGCCGGCGTGACCGTCGAGAGCGACTGAGACGACGATGGAAGGATTCATCCTCAATCTGGCCCCCACCGGCATGCTCCCCACACGGGCAATGAGCCCTC
This region includes:
- a CDS encoding ABC transporter permease yields the protein MENFWKVFRESLSGMLGKPLWLLMVLSVALTTLPYAHRTMDDLPVAVIDMDHSAVSRELVRQLDAAPKIATVGYDQLPEAQHDLAWRKLFAIVVIPLDFEKRVLRGEAVTVPIFGDATNRMAIGQIQQDISATYTELSLRYNRERLMRGGFSEVQANVLLQPAIGQLTDLFNPGTSFAAIVLPGLVTLILQHSLLLSCTRVNLNLRGGTPRSLRQPTSTRFGRYAAQLLIWTVLAMLFYVIWPWIMGYRQTASFFMLMGLVLPFLLAVIAMSEFIAELLPSEEAVYLTMTFITLPLFYMAGFTWPPQAMPQWVQLLADAIPSTWAIRAVVEMNQMNLPLSAVADRILILFAMAAAYGLLGTLIYQYRNWRWDQLKGW
- a CDS encoding ABC transporter permease, whose amino-acid sequence is MAVEAVRRNLLRFAQAFGSETRVALRSWTIHWLGWLWPLLLFVVISGVYQAGTLLDMPVAVVDADHSSLSRRIVRELDAGSHAKVEVLGGGLQEGLRRLRMADDYALLYIPRDFEADALSGRQPVAELYYNSLFYSAGFYSTQDFSGLMSSVNAELRPRLATGMDRAVPTLASISVSYESLFNASGNYIYFQQFAAIVHLLQLFVIVATVHVLAREAPELRASSPHILRAQALGARLLGKLAPYTLLFSTLLMVELFLLVELNGARINGNPWWMLAITVCYVAAAQSVGLMLFIFTANRYSAYSLIGLLIGVAQTYSGVLLPELAMPQIARVISEAEPLTHTLHGLFDQFLRRAPAESGLYTCCKLLLYPLIAYMIAKMRLRRRLDLSPA
- a CDS encoding HlyD family secretion protein, which translates into the protein MKGWKLFAPLLILVIIAVTLYLRLHTQPLLLQGEADATNVIVASKAKGRVEVLHVRRGDDVKQGQVLISLSSPELQAQLDSLRAARNQVQANLDESLHGTREETLRALQASLSQAQAELRNADLEYQRNEELAGRGFVSQAQLDLSRRGRDVARNRVAEAQANLDQGNQGDREERRRALEAAVRRADAQILELQAQTDDLNVVAPVDGEVGPIPAEQGELVNAYSPLLTLVRLSDSYFVFNLREDILADVKKGDEVSIRVPALKGAEVKSRVAYIAPLGDFATKRATRATGDFDLKTFEVRLYPDQPVQGLRPGMSALWQWKQ
- a CDS encoding phosphate-starvation-inducible protein PsiE — its product is MKQNWAERLSERMHGCAESLGNLLVEGFHYLALFAIGGTVFWSAAVAFGEMVGKGHASIDDILLLFIYLELGAMVGIYFKTNHMPVRFLIYVAMTALTRLMIADIQHNHVPDDGIILVSVALLLLALAILVVRYASSRFPSPSGKLRGGEHDLISDDER
- a CDS encoding DUF3509 domain-containing protein, which translates into the protein MESPFQTLTDAFQDQYRVNFSLERPDGSIVLTLSTEAGVAARRLIRNTQLQDPEQLQRFIQSIRFGIAIEQGGTAPQLLAAMTRGDNGLPIAS
- a CDS encoding YebG family protein → MAVEVVYRSSRDPERLFMDKAEADRHDKMLELAETLADVLQKAVPSLKEDQVEEIGIFMARNRDAFARAFKNQPDALSDIFSEPAAEE
- a CDS encoding ABC transporter ATP-binding protein — its product is MHDSPATELIRCSALSKSFRQYSKPSDRLLDDLSHVWPRWLGGRPRDSANEFHALRGIDLTLSAGEAVAIIGRNGSGKSTLLQLIAGTLSPGSGTVLVRGRVCAMLELGVGFNPEFTGVENVRLYAAVLGMSGEEIEQRLPSIIAFAEIGDFVAQPVKTYSSGMYVRLAFAVLAHSDPELLIVDEALSVGDAAFQAKCMHWFRGFQEAGGSLLLVSHDVGTVRAICSRAIYLESGRIKAEGPCGEVTDLYLHDIHQTQNQVLAQPAASSEGATPKCQVTDAAYLARCQAFEQRWINKRQGTGDSRVRLVELLNASGEPSELFQFDAPAIIRIHVECLRSAAVSVNYKVRDRHLVSVIGADFLITEQPLLTMQPGEIHCIEYRTRLPLMHGDYSLRLSITEPVDKHAQAVFHDIVEVALPFKVLPADRGWIYTQSYLPNQVSVRQWQDQTQLENA
- a CDS encoding acyltransferase, whose product is MHELEQRFPEVRFYNPLLTEVQDNVEIGPQSRVGSMTLIHSGARIGAGVTIGSHCNICDCRIGERVSIQTACHITRGVVIEDDVFIGPHVVTLNDKLKGGPMVYPRICRGARIGGGSVILPGVTIGENAVVGAGSVVTKDVPAGATVIGNPARSRAGVTVESD